In Bos mutus isolate GX-2022 chromosome 10, NWIPB_WYAK_1.1, whole genome shotgun sequence, a single window of DNA contains:
- the MTX3 gene encoding metaxin-3 isoform X1: protein MAAPLELSCWGGGWGLPSVHSDSLVVMAYAKFSGAPLKVNVIDNNWRGSRGDVPVLTTEDSTISQPAKILNFLRKQKYNADYELSAKQGADTLAYIALLEEKLLPAVLHTFWVESDNYFTVTKPWFASRMPFPLSLILPGRMSKGALNRILLTRGEPPFYHLREVEAQIYRDAKECLNLLSNRLGTSQFFFGDMPSTLDAYVFGFLAPLYKVRFPKVQLQEHLKQLSNLCRFCDDILNSYFRVSLGGISPAGQETVDANLQKLTQLVNKESNLIEKMDDNLRQSPQLPPRKLPTLKLTPAEEESNSLHRLSP from the exons ATGGCGGCCCCCTTGGAACTCAGTTGCTGGGGAGGCGGCTGGGGGCTTCCGTCGGTGCACAGCGACtccctggtggtgatg GCTTACGCCAAATTTTCTGGTGCACCCCTGAAAGTCAATGTCATAGATAACAACTGGAGAGGTTCAAGAG GAGATGTACCAGTTTTGACAACTGAAGACAGTACTATTTCTCAGCCAGCAAAAATACtaaactttttaagaaaacag aaatacaATGCTGATTATGAACTTTCAGCAAAACAAGGGGCAGATACGCTAGCTTACATTGCTCTCCTTGAAGAGAAGCTTCTTCCTGCAGTG CTTCACACATTCTGGGTTGAGAGTGATAATTACTTTACTGTGACAAAGCCATGGTTTGCTTCACGAATGCCTTTTCCCTTGAGTTTGATCCTGCCTGGAAGAATGTCTAAAGGAGCACTGAATAGGATTCTCCTAACCAGGGGAGAGCCTCCCTTCTACCACCTTCGAGAAGTAGAAGCTCAG ATATACAGAGATGCGAAGGAGTGCCTAAATCTTCTGTCAAACAGATTGGGAACATCTCAGTTTTTCTTTGGAGATAT GCCTTCCACTTTGGATGCCTATGTGTTTGGTTTTCTCGCACCTCTTTATAAAGTACGTTTTCCTAAAGTTCAGTTACAAGAACATTTGAAGCAGCTCTCCAACCTGTGTCGCTTTTGTGATGATATCCTAAACAGTTATTTTAGGGTTAGTCTTGGAG GCATCTCTCCTGCTGGACAAGAAACGGTAGATGCAAATctacagaaactgacacaacttGTAAATAAGGAATCCAACTTGATTGAAAAG ATGGATGACAATCTTCGCCAAagccctcagcttcctcctcgGAAACTGCCAACACTTAAATTGACTCCAGCAGAAGAAGAAAGTAATTCCTTACACCGGCTATCACCCTGA
- the MTX3 gene encoding metaxin-3 isoform X2 has protein sequence MAAPLELSCWGGGWGLPSVHSDSLVVMAYAKFSGAPLKVNVIDNNWRGSRGDVPVLTTEDSTISQPAKILNFLRKQLHTFWVESDNYFTVTKPWFASRMPFPLSLILPGRMSKGALNRILLTRGEPPFYHLREVEAQIYRDAKECLNLLSNRLGTSQFFFGDMPSTLDAYVFGFLAPLYKVRFPKVQLQEHLKQLSNLCRFCDDILNSYFRVSLGGISPAGQETVDANLQKLTQLVNKESNLIEKMDDNLRQSPQLPPRKLPTLKLTPAEEESNSLHRLSP, from the exons ATGGCGGCCCCCTTGGAACTCAGTTGCTGGGGAGGCGGCTGGGGGCTTCCGTCGGTGCACAGCGACtccctggtggtgatg GCTTACGCCAAATTTTCTGGTGCACCCCTGAAAGTCAATGTCATAGATAACAACTGGAGAGGTTCAAGAG GAGATGTACCAGTTTTGACAACTGAAGACAGTACTATTTCTCAGCCAGCAAAAATACtaaactttttaagaaaacag CTTCACACATTCTGGGTTGAGAGTGATAATTACTTTACTGTGACAAAGCCATGGTTTGCTTCACGAATGCCTTTTCCCTTGAGTTTGATCCTGCCTGGAAGAATGTCTAAAGGAGCACTGAATAGGATTCTCCTAACCAGGGGAGAGCCTCCCTTCTACCACCTTCGAGAAGTAGAAGCTCAG ATATACAGAGATGCGAAGGAGTGCCTAAATCTTCTGTCAAACAGATTGGGAACATCTCAGTTTTTCTTTGGAGATAT GCCTTCCACTTTGGATGCCTATGTGTTTGGTTTTCTCGCACCTCTTTATAAAGTACGTTTTCCTAAAGTTCAGTTACAAGAACATTTGAAGCAGCTCTCCAACCTGTGTCGCTTTTGTGATGATATCCTAAACAGTTATTTTAGGGTTAGTCTTGGAG GCATCTCTCCTGCTGGACAAGAAACGGTAGATGCAAATctacagaaactgacacaacttGTAAATAAGGAATCCAACTTGATTGAAAAG ATGGATGACAATCTTCGCCAAagccctcagcttcctcctcgGAAACTGCCAACACTTAAATTGACTCCAGCAGAAGAAGAAAGTAATTCCTTACACCGGCTATCACCCTGA
- the MTX3 gene encoding metaxin-3 isoform X3 — MAAPLELSCWGGGWGLPSVHSDSLVVMAYAKFSGAPLKVNVIDNNWRGSRGDVPVLTTEDSTISQPAKILNFLRKQKYNADYELSAKQGADTLAYIALLEEKLLPAVLHTFWVESDNYFTVTKPWFASRMPFPLSLILPGRMSKGALNRILLTRGEPPFYHLREVEAQIYRDAKECLNLLSNRLGTSQFFFGDMPSTLDAYVFGFLAPLYKVRFPKVQLQEHLKQLSNLCRFCDDILNSYFRVSLGDG; from the exons ATGGCGGCCCCCTTGGAACTCAGTTGCTGGGGAGGCGGCTGGGGGCTTCCGTCGGTGCACAGCGACtccctggtggtgatg GCTTACGCCAAATTTTCTGGTGCACCCCTGAAAGTCAATGTCATAGATAACAACTGGAGAGGTTCAAGAG GAGATGTACCAGTTTTGACAACTGAAGACAGTACTATTTCTCAGCCAGCAAAAATACtaaactttttaagaaaacag aaatacaATGCTGATTATGAACTTTCAGCAAAACAAGGGGCAGATACGCTAGCTTACATTGCTCTCCTTGAAGAGAAGCTTCTTCCTGCAGTG CTTCACACATTCTGGGTTGAGAGTGATAATTACTTTACTGTGACAAAGCCATGGTTTGCTTCACGAATGCCTTTTCCCTTGAGTTTGATCCTGCCTGGAAGAATGTCTAAAGGAGCACTGAATAGGATTCTCCTAACCAGGGGAGAGCCTCCCTTCTACCACCTTCGAGAAGTAGAAGCTCAG ATATACAGAGATGCGAAGGAGTGCCTAAATCTTCTGTCAAACAGATTGGGAACATCTCAGTTTTTCTTTGGAGATAT GCCTTCCACTTTGGATGCCTATGTGTTTGGTTTTCTCGCACCTCTTTATAAAGTACGTTTTCCTAAAGTTCAGTTACAAGAACATTTGAAGCAGCTCTCCAACCTGTGTCGCTTTTGTGATGATATCCTAAACAGTTATTTTAGGGTTAGTCTTGGAG ATGGATGA